CAGTCCGCCCTGTACTATTCCAACTACAATACCTACAAAACCCAGTGAATAACCTACCCATGCCTCATTCCAGTGGAATTTTTCCATCGTGTAATAATTCCATGTCGACTGAACCGCATGTGCAGAGATATATAACAAAAACAAAGCGGCCAGCAGGCCCATCAGTTTAGGATATTTTTTAATATGTAATAAAGACCCTACAGGGTTTGCTCTTTTCCAGTCAAAACTACGTCTGTTTTCTTTAGCAAGAGATTCTGGCAATATAAAATAGCCATATAACCAGTTAATTAAGGCAAGTACAGCAGATATAATAAACGGCACTCTAAGACCAAACTGACTGAAAACACCACCAATTACAGGACCTACAATGAAGCCTATACCAAATGCGGCACCAATCAAACCAAAATTCTGTGCTCTTTTTTCAGGTGTACTTACATCAGCGATATAAGCCATGGCGGTTGTGAAACTTGCTCCGGTAATTCCGGCAAATATCCTTCCGACAAATAACCAGGCAATGGTAGGTGCAAAGGCAAGAAAGATATAATCTACTCCTAAACCAAATAAAGAAGCCAGGAGTACAGGTCTGCGTCCAAAGCGATCACTCAGGCCGCCTAAAATAGGGGCACTGATAAATTGCATTATGGAGTAGGAGATAGTAAGCCATCCGCCATAAACAGCAGCAAGACTCAATCCTCCTCCGGTAAGCTGTTCAATCAGTTTAGGCAGAACAGGGATAATAATTCCAAATCCTGTAAAGTCGATAAGTAAGGTGATAAATATAAATCCGATTGCAGATTTTTTCTGAGAGGCCAT
This portion of the Pedobacter lusitanus genome encodes:
- a CDS encoding TCR/Tet family MFS transporter — its product is MASQKKSAIGFIFITLLIDFTGFGIIIPVLPKLIEQLTGGGLSLAAVYGGWLTISYSIMQFISAPILGGLSDRFGRRPVLLASLFGLGVDYIFLAFAPTIAWLFVGRIFAGITGASFTTAMAYIADVSTPEKRAQNFGLIGAAFGIGFIVGPVIGGVFSQFGLRVPFIISAVLALINWLYGYFILPESLAKENRRSFDWKRANPVGSLLHIKKYPKLMGLLAALFLLYISAHAVQSTWNYYTMEKFHWNEAWVGYSLGFVGIVVGIVQGGLIRIIIPKIGQEKAVFYGLVLYLTGFILFAFATKGWMMFAFMLPYGLAGIFGPAMQGIISNNVEANAQGEIQGVTAGLMSAAAIIGPLMMTNLFAWFTNPKHPVYFPGAPFILAAFLTLIGLFICSAALKKHHS